Proteins from one Desulfobulbaceae bacterium genomic window:
- a CDS encoding DNA polymerase III subunit delta': protein MTGVGKKKFAQLFAQRINCIVGEGQSCQRCPSCKKMAAGVHPDFISIEPDGAAIKINQIRELKKTLSFPP, encoded by the coding sequence GGTGTTGGTAAAAAAAAGTTCGCCCAGCTCTTTGCTCAACGAATAAACTGTATTGTCGGTGAAGGGCAGAGTTGCCAGCGCTGTCCGTCATGTAAAAAAATGGCAGCTGGGGTGCATCCGGATTTTATAAGTATAGAGCCTGACGGGGCAGCCATAAAGATAAATCAGATACGAGAACTGAAAAAAACCCTATCGTTTCCACC